From Segatella copri, the proteins below share one genomic window:
- the trkA gene encoding Trk system potassium transporter TrkA, translated as MKIIIAGAYAIGTHLARLLSRSNEEITLIDESEERLASIGSDCDLLTMLGKPTSLHILRDAGVADADLFIAVTPVESTNITASILAKNLGAKRTVARVDNPEYMDPQAQEFFKELGISKLIYPEMLAAVDINNGLKMSWVRQRWDVHDGALVMLGIKLREGCEILNEPLKNISGPNDPYHVVAIKRGSDTIIPGGNDELKLYDLAYFMTTRNYIPYIRKIVGKEHYVDVKNVMIMGGGRTAVRAVKKMPEYMECKIIEMSEERCEYLNDILDENKTLIIHGDGRDIPLLVEEGIRSTQAFVALTGNAETNILACLTAKRMGVRKTVAAVENVDYVSMAESLDIGTIINKKMIAASYIYQMMLDADVMNVRFLMSANADVAEFIAKEGSKVTQKPVKELGMPIGVTIGGLVRGEEGMLVSGNTQIEPGDSVMVFCHNINMKKIEKYFI; from the coding sequence ATGAAAATAATCATAGCTGGCGCATATGCCATAGGTACTCATCTGGCGAGACTCCTGTCACGCAGCAATGAAGAGATTACGCTCATCGATGAAAGCGAAGAGCGCCTGGCAAGCATTGGCTCCGACTGCGACCTGCTCACCATGCTGGGCAAGCCTACCAGTCTTCACATCTTACGCGATGCGGGGGTAGCAGATGCCGACCTCTTCATCGCCGTTACTCCGGTAGAAAGTACCAACATCACAGCTAGCATCCTTGCCAAGAACCTGGGTGCCAAAAGAACGGTGGCCCGTGTGGATAATCCGGAATATATGGATCCTCAGGCTCAGGAATTCTTCAAAGAATTAGGTATCAGCAAACTGATTTATCCGGAGATGCTCGCAGCCGTAGATATCAATAACGGACTGAAAATGAGTTGGGTACGTCAGCGCTGGGATGTGCACGACGGCGCACTCGTCATGCTCGGCATCAAACTGCGCGAAGGATGCGAGATACTGAACGAACCACTCAAGAACATCAGCGGTCCTAACGACCCATACCACGTGGTAGCCATCAAGCGAGGCAGCGATACCATCATCCCTGGCGGTAACGACGAGCTGAAACTCTACGACCTCGCCTACTTCATGACCACCCGCAACTACATCCCATATATCCGCAAGATTGTGGGCAAGGAGCACTATGTGGATGTGAAGAACGTGATGATTATGGGTGGCGGACGCACAGCCGTAAGAGCCGTAAAGAAGATGCCGGAATATATGGAATGCAAGATTATCGAGATGAGCGAGGAGCGCTGCGAATATCTCAACGATATTCTCGATGAGAACAAGACGCTCATTATTCATGGAGACGGACGCGACATTCCGCTGCTCGTAGAAGAAGGTATCCGCAGCACGCAGGCCTTCGTGGCACTGACCGGTAACGCCGAAACCAATATCCTGGCCTGTCTTACAGCCAAGAGAATGGGTGTGCGCAAGACGGTGGCTGCCGTAGAAAACGTAGACTACGTGAGCATGGCAGAGAGTCTGGATATCGGTACCATCATCAACAAGAAGATGATTGCCGCCAGCTACATCTACCAGATGATGCTTGATGCTGACGTGATGAACGTGAGATTCCTGATGAGCGCTAACGCCGATGTGGCTGAGTTTATAGCCAAAGAAGGTTCGAAGGTAACCCAAAAACCGGTGAAGGAACTCGGCATGCCTATCGGTGTAACCATCGGTGGACTGGTTCGCGGTGAAGAAGGAATGCTCGTTTCGGGTAATACACAGATAGAACCGGGCGACTCGGTGATGGTTTTCTGCCATAACATCAACATGAAGAAAATTGAGAAATACTTCATATAA
- the dxs gene encoding 1-deoxy-D-xylulose-5-phosphate synthase, translating into MDKNKFSLLNSIKYPEDLRRLSIDQLPQVCKELREDIIDEVAVNPGHFASSLGVVEITVALHYIYNTPYDRIVWDVGHQAYGHKILTGRRDNFCTNRKLHGIRPFPTPLESEYDTFACGHASNSISAALGMAVAARENGDSDRHVVAVIGDGAMSGGLAFEGLNNVSSTPNDMLIILNDNDMSIDRAVGGMEKYLLNLDTNETYNRLRFKASQWLHSKGYLNEDRKKGILRLNNALKSALSHQQNIFEGMNIRYFGPFDGHDVKEVARVLKQLKNMKGPKLLHLHTTKGKGYEPAEKSATIWHAPGKFDPETGERIIADTSNQPPKYQDVFGETLLELAQKNPKIVGVTPAMPTGCSMNIMMKAMPNRTFDVGIAEGHAVTFSGGMAKDGLIPFCNIYSSFAQRAYDNIIHDMALLNLPVIMCLDRAGLVGEDGPTHHGAFDMAALRPIPHLTIASPMNEHELRNLMYSAQLPGHGSYVIRYPRGKGVLVDWRNPMEKIKTGTGRKLKDGTDVAVLTIGPIGNDAAQAIAEVEAETGISIAHYDMRFLKPLDEDILKEVGEKFSRIITIEDGVRMGGMGSAVLEWMNDHDYQPKMTRMGLPDEFVEHGTVAQLREIVHLDKESIKEAIKK; encoded by the coding sequence ATGGACAAGAACAAGTTTAGTCTATTAAATAGTATAAAATACCCGGAAGATTTGAGACGGCTGAGCATTGACCAGCTGCCACAAGTCTGCAAAGAGTTAAGAGAAGACATTATCGACGAGGTTGCCGTCAACCCCGGTCATTTTGCCTCCTCTCTTGGCGTGGTGGAAATAACCGTAGCCCTACATTATATCTACAACACCCCATACGACCGTATTGTATGGGATGTGGGACACCAGGCCTACGGACATAAGATATTAACAGGACGCCGCGACAACTTCTGTACCAACCGCAAGTTGCACGGCATCCGTCCATTCCCTACACCTTTAGAAAGCGAATATGATACCTTCGCCTGCGGACATGCGAGCAATTCCATCTCCGCAGCACTCGGTATGGCCGTTGCCGCACGCGAAAACGGAGATTCCGACAGGCATGTGGTAGCCGTCATTGGCGATGGAGCCATGAGCGGCGGACTGGCTTTCGAGGGACTGAACAACGTATCAAGTACACCTAACGACATGCTCATCATCCTGAACGACAACGATATGAGCATCGACCGGGCTGTGGGCGGTATGGAGAAATATCTCCTGAACCTCGATACCAACGAGACCTACAACCGCCTCCGCTTCAAGGCTTCACAGTGGCTGCACTCCAAAGGTTATCTCAACGAAGACCGCAAGAAGGGCATCCTGCGCCTGAACAATGCACTGAAGTCGGCACTGAGTCATCAGCAGAACATCTTCGAGGGTATGAATATCCGCTACTTCGGACCTTTCGACGGTCATGACGTGAAGGAAGTGGCGAGAGTGCTCAAACAGCTTAAGAACATGAAGGGTCCTAAGCTGCTGCACCTGCATACCACCAAGGGAAAGGGTTACGAACCAGCCGAGAAGAGTGCTACCATCTGGCACGCGCCAGGCAAATTCGATCCGGAAACGGGTGAGAGAATCATTGCCGATACCAGCAACCAGCCTCCGAAATATCAGGATGTTTTCGGTGAGACGCTGCTGGAACTGGCTCAGAAGAACCCGAAGATTGTAGGTGTGACGCCAGCCATGCCTACAGGATGCTCCATGAACATCATGATGAAGGCGATGCCAAACCGTACCTTCGATGTAGGTATTGCCGAGGGACATGCCGTTACCTTCTCTGGAGGTATGGCGAAAGACGGACTCATCCCATTCTGCAATATCTACAGTTCGTTTGCACAGCGTGCCTACGATAACATCATCCACGACATGGCACTGCTCAACCTGCCGGTTATCATGTGTCTTGACCGTGCCGGACTGGTAGGTGAAGACGGACCAACCCATCATGGTGCCTTCGATATGGCGGCTCTCCGTCCGATTCCGCATCTCACCATCGCATCTCCGATGAACGAACATGAGTTGCGCAACCTGATGTATTCAGCCCAGTTGCCAGGTCATGGCAGCTATGTTATCCGTTATCCGAGAGGCAAGGGTGTGCTCGTAGACTGGCGCAACCCGATGGAGAAAATCAAGACCGGTACCGGCAGAAAGCTGAAAGACGGCACCGATGTGGCCGTTCTTACCATCGGTCCTATCGGAAACGATGCCGCTCAGGCTATCGCTGAGGTAGAAGCCGAAACCGGAATAAGCATCGCCCACTACGATATGCGATTCCTCAAGCCACTCGATGAAGACATTCTGAAAGAGGTGGGCGAAAAGTTCAGCCGCATCATCACCATCGAAGACGGCGTTCGTATGGGCGGTATGGGCTCTGCCGTACTGGAATGGATGAACGACCATGACTATCAGCCAAAGATGACCCGAATGGGATTGCCAGATGAGTTTGTGGAACACGGAACCGTGGCACAGCTCAGGGAAATCGTGCATCTCGATAAAGAATCAATCAAAGAAGCAATTAAGAAATGA
- a CDS encoding TrkH family potassium uptake protein, translating into MINRKLIYKILGQLLFIEAFLLFVSLLVAFYYQQDDIFAFIVATLTTIGGGLVLKWRGHGADNSMSRRDAYLVVTLSWIVFSFFGTLPFMVSGYINNFTDAYFETMSGFTTTGATILDDVECFPHGLLFWRSLTQWIGGLGIVFFTIALLPSLVGGQTKVFAAEATGPIKTKLHPRLSTSAKWIWSIYLMLTIACIISYYVAGMNLFDSFNYAMSTTATGGFATHNSSTEFFHSPALEYICTFFCFLSGVNFTLLYAAVIKFKIKDLFKNSEFKFYAFLVAAFSAFIMVELMVMRNYDVEHAFRSAIFQVVSFITTTGLFNDDAAVWPHVTWVVLAACMFFGACSGSTSGGLKCIRGVMLVRMVKNEFRQILHPNAVLPLKIDGVNVPMQKRVTLLAFLTTYLIICLVISFTMIAMGIDNTNAITITLSCVGNVGPTLGTEIGPTMSWSELPDVAKWFCSLMMLIGRLEIFSVLVIFTPAFWREN; encoded by the coding sequence ATGATAAACAGAAAATTAATATATAAGATTTTAGGGCAACTGCTTTTCATAGAAGCATTCCTGCTCTTCGTCAGTCTGCTGGTAGCTTTCTATTACCAGCAGGACGACATCTTTGCCTTCATTGTGGCAACACTTACCACCATCGGAGGCGGACTGGTGCTGAAATGGCGAGGACACGGAGCCGATAACTCAATGTCGCGCCGTGATGCCTATCTCGTGGTAACGCTCTCATGGATTGTATTCAGTTTCTTCGGAACCCTCCCCTTCATGGTGAGTGGATACATCAACAACTTTACCGATGCCTACTTTGAAACCATGTCGGGATTTACGACAACGGGAGCCACGATATTAGACGATGTAGAATGTTTCCCCCACGGACTGCTCTTCTGGCGTTCGCTCACCCAATGGATAGGCGGTCTGGGAATCGTGTTCTTCACCATCGCCCTGCTGCCATCGCTTGTAGGAGGACAGACCAAGGTGTTTGCTGCCGAGGCTACAGGTCCTATCAAGACCAAGCTTCATCCCCGTCTTTCCACTTCGGCAAAATGGATATGGAGTATCTATCTGATGCTCACCATCGCCTGCATCATATCCTACTATGTGGCGGGAATGAATCTCTTCGACAGTTTCAACTATGCGATGAGCACGACGGCAACGGGTGGTTTCGCTACCCACAACAGCAGTACCGAGTTCTTCCATTCACCAGCGCTGGAATACATCTGTACGTTCTTCTGTTTCCTGTCGGGTGTGAACTTCACCCTGCTCTATGCAGCCGTCATCAAGTTTAAAATCAAGGATCTGTTCAAGAACTCAGAGTTTAAGTTCTATGCATTCCTGGTTGCTGCATTCAGCGCCTTCATCATGGTAGAGCTGATGGTGATGCGCAACTACGATGTGGAGCATGCCTTCAGAAGTGCTATCTTCCAGGTGGTTTCTTTCATCACCACCACCGGTCTGTTTAACGACGATGCTGCTGTGTGGCCTCATGTTACCTGGGTGGTATTGGCAGCCTGCATGTTCTTCGGAGCCTGCTCGGGCAGTACGAGTGGAGGTTTGAAATGTATCCGTGGCGTGATGCTGGTAAGAATGGTGAAGAATGAATTCCGCCAGATTCTGCATCCTAACGCCGTGCTGCCATTGAAGATTGATGGTGTGAACGTACCGATGCAGAAGCGTGTTACGCTGCTTGCCTTCCTCACCACTTATCTCATCATCTGTCTGGTGATATCGTTCACGATGATAGCCATGGGCATCGACAATACCAATGCCATCACCATCACCCTGAGTTGTGTGGGTAATGTGGGACCTACGCTGGGTACGGAAATCGGACCAACCATGTCGTGGAGCGAACTGCCGGATGTGGCAAAATGGTTCTGCTCGCTGATGATGCTCATCGGTCGTCTGGAAATATTCAGTGTGCTGGTTATCTTTACACCAGCATTCTGGAGAGAGAACTAA
- a CDS encoding type I phosphomannose isomerase catalytic subunit, with amino-acid sequence MKPLKFQPLLKSTIWGGSKIITFKHLDVKQENVGESWEISGVPGNESIVADGEMQGKSLNEVVAERKGSFLGEENYKRFGNEFPLLIKFIDANRDLSIQVHPNDEIAKKQGKERGKTEMWYALPCEPDAKLYNGLKMQITPEQYKEMVENDTITDALAQYNVKEGDCFFIPAGRIHTIGTGCFVVEIQQTSDVTYRIYDFKRKDKDGNYRQLHTKEAAECIDYTVLPDYRQHYTPAKNQGVSMVQCPYFTTAVYDLDEPMTLDYSELDSFVILIGLKGEAKITDNEGNEITFQGGESIVVPASTKTLKIEGTLKFLETYV; translated from the coding sequence ATGAAACCATTAAAATTTCAACCGCTATTAAAATCCACCATCTGGGGTGGCAGTAAGATTATCACTTTCAAGCATCTCGACGTAAAGCAAGAGAATGTGGGAGAAAGCTGGGAAATCTCTGGAGTACCAGGAAATGAAAGCATCGTAGCCGATGGCGAGATGCAGGGCAAGAGCCTCAACGAGGTTGTTGCAGAACGGAAGGGAAGCTTCCTCGGAGAAGAGAACTACAAGCGTTTCGGCAATGAGTTTCCACTGCTCATCAAGTTTATCGATGCCAACCGCGACCTCTCTATCCAGGTGCATCCTAATGATGAAATTGCCAAGAAGCAAGGTAAGGAACGCGGCAAGACCGAGATGTGGTATGCGCTGCCATGCGAGCCGGATGCCAAACTCTACAACGGCTTGAAGATGCAGATTACTCCTGAGCAGTACAAGGAGATGGTGGAGAATGATACCATCACCGATGCCCTGGCTCAGTATAACGTGAAGGAAGGTGACTGTTTCTTTATCCCAGCCGGCAGAATCCACACCATCGGAACAGGCTGTTTCGTTGTCGAGATTCAGCAGACCAGCGATGTTACCTATCGCATCTACGACTTCAAACGCAAGGACAAGGATGGCAACTATCGCCAGCTCCACACCAAGGAGGCTGCTGAGTGCATCGACTACACCGTATTGCCAGACTATCGCCAGCACTACACTCCTGCCAAGAACCAGGGTGTAAGCATGGTGCAGTGCCCTTACTTCACCACAGCCGTTTATGATCTCGATGAGCCAATGACGCTGGATTATTCAGAATTGGACAGCTTCGTGATTCTGATTGGCTTGAAGGGTGAGGCTAAGATTACCGACAACGAAGGTAACGAGATTACGTTCCAGGGCGGCGAAAGCATCGTTGTTCCTGCCAGCACCAAGACATTGAAGATAGAAGGAACCTTGAAGTTCCTGGAGACATACGTATAA